A genomic region of Salvelinus alpinus chromosome 12, SLU_Salpinus.1, whole genome shotgun sequence contains the following coding sequences:
- the LOC139536591 gene encoding zinc finger protein Eos-like isoform X4: MDDDCNGHPYMSGSGDSSREFSGAMGGRTVSTPNSQHTSPSRSLSANSIKVELYSDEEVGRGTGPEDEKGDKVEEGDSEQGGEAGGGYRELASPEPMSPGGAIRLPNGKLKCDVCGMICIGPNVLMVHKRSHTGERPFQCNQCGASFTQKGNLLRHIKLHSGEKPFKCPFCSYACRRRDALTGHVRTHSVSSPTVGKPYKCSYCGRSYKQQSTLEEHRECCHSYLQSLETQKPASAHTQVEELRDLEFMPDTLLQPSSDKITFIDRLANSITKRKRSTPQKFVGQKHMRHSLADTPYELSATFDKDGETHHGLDQPHYTVLGGGYLGVPGAGGSEGLRPIWLPPPHPSCLSELRPVISSAHTPIAPPRLDCMGAGAGLGSTGVGGREAAEGHEDLPLGRSHAPSPSNVCQDSTDTESMPDEVLSNVVPALPLHNNNHHLHSNHHPPPLLHHRGRDRHSPSHAREREEDGNSAIPPAPGSPTSREVFRVVDGEGHVLRSFRCEHCRVLFLDHVMFTIHMGCHGFRQPFECNICGHRSQDRYEFSSHIVRGEHLLG, translated from the exons ATGGATGACGACTGCAATGGCCATCCCTACATGTCAG GCAGCGGAGACTCTTCGAGGGAGTTTTCAGGGGCCATGGGAGGCCGCACAGTGAGCACCCCCAACAGCCAGCACACTTCCCCCAGCCGTTCTCTTAGTG ctAACTCCATCAAAGTGGAACTGTACAGTGATGAGGAGGTGGGCCGTGGCACAGGGCCAGAGGATGAGAAAGGGGacaaggtggaggagggggattctgagcagggaggagaggcaggaggtGGCTACAGGGAGCTGGCCAGTCCGGAGCCCATGTCACCAGGAGGTGCCATCCGGCTGCCCAATGGGAAACTCAAGTGTGACGTCTGTGGGATGATCTGCATTGGGCCCAATGTCCTCATGGTGCACAAACGCAGCCACACAG GTGAGCGGCCATTCCAGTGCAATCAGTGTGGGGCCTCCTTTACCCAGAAGGGGAACCTGCTGCGTCACATTAAGCTGCACTCAGGGGAGAAGCCCTTTAAATGTCCCTTCTGCAGCTATGCATGCCGCAGACGGGACGCTCTCACCGGCCACGTCCGCACTCACTCGG TGTCGTCTCCCACAGTGGGAAAGCCCTATAAGTGTAGTTACTGTGGACGCAGCTACAAGCAGCAGAGCACCCTGGAAGAGCACCGCGAATGCTGCCACAGCTACCTGCAGAGCCTGGAGACACAGAAGCCAGCCAGTGCTCACACTCAAG TAGAGGAGCTGAGGGACCTGGAGTTCATGCCTGACACCCTGCTGCAACCTTCCTCAGACAAGATTACGTTCATCGATCGGCTGGCCAACAGCATCACCAAACGCAAGAGATCCACACCACAGAAATTTGTAG GACAGAAGCACATGCGCCACAGTCTAGCTGACACGCCTTACGAGCTCAGCGCCACCTTTGACAAGGACGGGGAGACACACCACGGTCTGGACCAGCCACACTACACCGTCCTGGGAGGAGGCTACCTGGGGGTGCCAGGAGCTGGTGGATCTGAAGGCCTCCGACCCATATGGCTGCCACCCCCTCACCCCTCCTGCCTGTCAGAGCTCCGGCCAGTCATCAGCTCGGCTCACACCCCCATAGCGCCGCCGAGGCTGGACTGCATGGGGGCCGGGGCTGGCCTAGGGTCCACAGGAGTGGGGGGCAGGGAGGCTGCAGAGGGTCACGAGGACCTACCTCTTGGCCGCAGCCACGCCCCTTCGCCTAGCAACGTTTGCCAGGACTCCACAGACACTGAGAGCATGCCGGACGAAGTGTTAAGCAATGTGGTGCCTGCCCTGCCTCTCCACAACAACAATCACCACCTCCACTCCAACCACCACCCACCCCCCCTACTGCACCACAGGGGTAGGGACAGACACAGCCCAAGCCACgccagggagagggaagaggatggCAACTCTGCCATCCCCCCGGCCCCAGGCTCCCCCACCTCCAGGGAGGTGTTTCGGGTGGTGGACGGAGAGGGGCACGTGTTGCGCTCCTTCCGCTGCGAGCACTGCCGCGTGCTCTTCCTGGACCACGTCATGTTCACCATCCACATGGGCTGCCACGGCTTCCGCCAGCCCTTTGAGTGCAACATCTGTGGCCATCGCAGCCAGGACCGCTACGAGTTCTCCTCGCACATTGTCCGCGGGGAGCACCTGCTAGGGTGA
- the LOC139536591 gene encoding zinc finger protein Eos-like isoform X3: MTEWTVSRPVWCVCLSVCVCVWTAGSGDSSREFSGAMGGRTVSTPNSQHTSPSRSLSANSIKVELYSDEEVGRGTGPEDEKGDKVEEGDSEQGGEAGGGYRELASPEPMSPGGAIRLPNGKLKCDVCGMICIGPNVLMVHKRSHTGERPFQCNQCGASFTQKGNLLRHIKLHSGEKPFKCPFCSYACRRRDALTGHVRTHSVSSPTVGKPYKCSYCGRSYKQQSTLEEHRECCHSYLQSLETQKPASAHTQVEELRDLEFMPDTLLQPSSDKITFIDRLANSITKRKRSTPQKFVGQKHMRHSLADTPYELSATFDKDGETHHGLDQPHYTVLGGGYLGVPGAGGSEGLRPIWLPPPHPSCLSELRPVISSAHTPIAPPRLDCMGAGAGLGSTGVGGREAAEGHEDLPLGRSHAPSPSNVCQDSTDTESMPDEVLSNVVPALPLHNNNHHLHSNHHPPPLLHHRGRDRHSPSHAREREEDGNSAIPPAPGSPTSREVFRVVDGEGHVLRSFRCEHCRVLFLDHVMFTIHMGCHGFRQPFECNICGHRSQDRYEFSSHIVRGEHLLG, encoded by the exons ATGACTGAATGGACTGTCAGTAggcctgtgtggtgtgtgtgtctgtctgtctgtgtgtgtgtgtggactgcaGGCAGCGGAGACTCTTCGAGGGAGTTTTCAGGGGCCATGGGAGGCCGCACAGTGAGCACCCCCAACAGCCAGCACACTTCCCCCAGCCGTTCTCTTAGTG ctAACTCCATCAAAGTGGAACTGTACAGTGATGAGGAGGTGGGCCGTGGCACAGGGCCAGAGGATGAGAAAGGGGacaaggtggaggagggggattctgagcagggaggagaggcaggaggtGGCTACAGGGAGCTGGCCAGTCCGGAGCCCATGTCACCAGGAGGTGCCATCCGGCTGCCCAATGGGAAACTCAAGTGTGACGTCTGTGGGATGATCTGCATTGGGCCCAATGTCCTCATGGTGCACAAACGCAGCCACACAG GTGAGCGGCCATTCCAGTGCAATCAGTGTGGGGCCTCCTTTACCCAGAAGGGGAACCTGCTGCGTCACATTAAGCTGCACTCAGGGGAGAAGCCCTTTAAATGTCCCTTCTGCAGCTATGCATGCCGCAGACGGGACGCTCTCACCGGCCACGTCCGCACTCACTCGG TGTCGTCTCCCACAGTGGGAAAGCCCTATAAGTGTAGTTACTGTGGACGCAGCTACAAGCAGCAGAGCACCCTGGAAGAGCACCGCGAATGCTGCCACAGCTACCTGCAGAGCCTGGAGACACAGAAGCCAGCCAGTGCTCACACTCAAG TAGAGGAGCTGAGGGACCTGGAGTTCATGCCTGACACCCTGCTGCAACCTTCCTCAGACAAGATTACGTTCATCGATCGGCTGGCCAACAGCATCACCAAACGCAAGAGATCCACACCACAGAAATTTGTAG GACAGAAGCACATGCGCCACAGTCTAGCTGACACGCCTTACGAGCTCAGCGCCACCTTTGACAAGGACGGGGAGACACACCACGGTCTGGACCAGCCACACTACACCGTCCTGGGAGGAGGCTACCTGGGGGTGCCAGGAGCTGGTGGATCTGAAGGCCTCCGACCCATATGGCTGCCACCCCCTCACCCCTCCTGCCTGTCAGAGCTCCGGCCAGTCATCAGCTCGGCTCACACCCCCATAGCGCCGCCGAGGCTGGACTGCATGGGGGCCGGGGCTGGCCTAGGGTCCACAGGAGTGGGGGGCAGGGAGGCTGCAGAGGGTCACGAGGACCTACCTCTTGGCCGCAGCCACGCCCCTTCGCCTAGCAACGTTTGCCAGGACTCCACAGACACTGAGAGCATGCCGGACGAAGTGTTAAGCAATGTGGTGCCTGCCCTGCCTCTCCACAACAACAATCACCACCTCCACTCCAACCACCACCCACCCCCCCTACTGCACCACAGGGGTAGGGACAGACACAGCCCAAGCCACgccagggagagggaagaggatggCAACTCTGCCATCCCCCCGGCCCCAGGCTCCCCCACCTCCAGGGAGGTGTTTCGGGTGGTGGACGGAGAGGGGCACGTGTTGCGCTCCTTCCGCTGCGAGCACTGCCGCGTGCTCTTCCTGGACCACGTCATGTTCACCATCCACATGGGCTGCCACGGCTTCCGCCAGCCCTTTGAGTGCAACATCTGTGGCCATCGCAGCCAGGACCGCTACGAGTTCTCCTCGCACATTGTCCGCGGGGAGCACCTGCTAGGGTGA
- the LOC139536591 gene encoding zinc finger protein Eos-like isoform X2, with protein MSSWCTNAATQLAGVRMDDDCNGHPYMSGSGDSSREFSGAMGGRTVSTPNSQHTSPSRSLSANSIKVELYSDEEVGRGTGPEDEKGDKVEEGDSEQGGEAGGGYRELASPEPMSPGGAIRLPNGKLKCDVCGMICIGPNVLMVHKRSHTGERPFQCNQCGASFTQKGNLLRHIKLHSGEKPFKCPFCSYACRRRDALTGHVRTHSVSSPTVGKPYKCSYCGRSYKQQSTLEEHRECCHSYLQSLETQKPASAHTQEELRDLEFMPDTLLQPSSDKITFIDRLANSITKRKRSTPQKFVGQKHMRHSLADTPYELSATFDKDGETHHGLDQPHYTVLGGGYLGVPGAGGSEGLRPIWLPPPHPSCLSELRPVISSAHTPIAPPRLDCMGAGAGLGSTGVGGREAAEGHEDLPLGRSHAPSPSNVCQDSTDTESMPDEVLSNVVPALPLHNNNHHLHSNHHPPPLLHHRGRDRHSPSHAREREEDGNSAIPPAPGSPTSREVFRVVDGEGHVLRSFRCEHCRVLFLDHVMFTIHMGCHGFRQPFECNICGHRSQDRYEFSSHIVRGEHLLG; from the exons ATGTCCTCATGGTGCACAAACGCAGCCACACAG TTAGCTGGTGTTAGAATGGATGACGACTGCAATGGCCATCCCTACATGTCAG GCAGCGGAGACTCTTCGAGGGAGTTTTCAGGGGCCATGGGAGGCCGCACAGTGAGCACCCCCAACAGCCAGCACACTTCCCCCAGCCGTTCTCTTAGTG ctAACTCCATCAAAGTGGAACTGTACAGTGATGAGGAGGTGGGCCGTGGCACAGGGCCAGAGGATGAGAAAGGGGacaaggtggaggagggggattctgagcagggaggagaggcaggaggtGGCTACAGGGAGCTGGCCAGTCCGGAGCCCATGTCACCAGGAGGTGCCATCCGGCTGCCCAATGGGAAACTCAAGTGTGACGTCTGTGGGATGATCTGCATTGGGCCCAATGTCCTCATGGTGCACAAACGCAGCCACACAG GTGAGCGGCCATTCCAGTGCAATCAGTGTGGGGCCTCCTTTACCCAGAAGGGGAACCTGCTGCGTCACATTAAGCTGCACTCAGGGGAGAAGCCCTTTAAATGTCCCTTCTGCAGCTATGCATGCCGCAGACGGGACGCTCTCACCGGCCACGTCCGCACTCACTCGG TGTCGTCTCCCACAGTGGGAAAGCCCTATAAGTGTAGTTACTGTGGACGCAGCTACAAGCAGCAGAGCACCCTGGAAGAGCACCGCGAATGCTGCCACAGCTACCTGCAGAGCCTGGAGACACAGAAGCCAGCCAGTGCTCACACTCAAG AGGAGCTGAGGGACCTGGAGTTCATGCCTGACACCCTGCTGCAACCTTCCTCAGACAAGATTACGTTCATCGATCGGCTGGCCAACAGCATCACCAAACGCAAGAGATCCACACCACAGAAATTTGTAG GACAGAAGCACATGCGCCACAGTCTAGCTGACACGCCTTACGAGCTCAGCGCCACCTTTGACAAGGACGGGGAGACACACCACGGTCTGGACCAGCCACACTACACCGTCCTGGGAGGAGGCTACCTGGGGGTGCCAGGAGCTGGTGGATCTGAAGGCCTCCGACCCATATGGCTGCCACCCCCTCACCCCTCCTGCCTGTCAGAGCTCCGGCCAGTCATCAGCTCGGCTCACACCCCCATAGCGCCGCCGAGGCTGGACTGCATGGGGGCCGGGGCTGGCCTAGGGTCCACAGGAGTGGGGGGCAGGGAGGCTGCAGAGGGTCACGAGGACCTACCTCTTGGCCGCAGCCACGCCCCTTCGCCTAGCAACGTTTGCCAGGACTCCACAGACACTGAGAGCATGCCGGACGAAGTGTTAAGCAATGTGGTGCCTGCCCTGCCTCTCCACAACAACAATCACCACCTCCACTCCAACCACCACCCACCCCCCCTACTGCACCACAGGGGTAGGGACAGACACAGCCCAAGCCACgccagggagagggaagaggatggCAACTCTGCCATCCCCCCGGCCCCAGGCTCCCCCACCTCCAGGGAGGTGTTTCGGGTGGTGGACGGAGAGGGGCACGTGTTGCGCTCCTTCCGCTGCGAGCACTGCCGCGTGCTCTTCCTGGACCACGTCATGTTCACCATCCACATGGGCTGCCACGGCTTCCGCCAGCCCTTTGAGTGCAACATCTGTGGCCATCGCAGCCAGGACCGCTACGAGTTCTCCTCGCACATTGTCCGCGGGGAGCACCTGCTAGGGTGA
- the LOC139536591 gene encoding zinc finger protein Eos-like isoform X6 gives MSSWCTNAATQLAGVRMDDDCNGHPYMSGSGDSSREFSGAMGGRTVSTPNSQHTSPSRSLSANSIKVELYSDEEVGRGTGPEDEKGDKVEEGDSEQGGEAGGGYRELASPEPMSPGGAIRLPNGKLKCDVCGMICIGPNVLMVHKRSHTVSSPTVGKPYKCSYCGRSYKQQSTLEEHRECCHSYLQSLETQKPASAHTQVEELRDLEFMPDTLLQPSSDKITFIDRLANSITKRKRSTPQKFVGQKHMRHSLADTPYELSATFDKDGETHHGLDQPHYTVLGGGYLGVPGAGGSEGLRPIWLPPPHPSCLSELRPVISSAHTPIAPPRLDCMGAGAGLGSTGVGGREAAEGHEDLPLGRSHAPSPSNVCQDSTDTESMPDEVLSNVVPALPLHNNNHHLHSNHHPPPLLHHRGRDRHSPSHAREREEDGNSAIPPAPGSPTSREVFRVVDGEGHVLRSFRCEHCRVLFLDHVMFTIHMGCHGFRQPFECNICGHRSQDRYEFSSHIVRGEHLLG, from the exons ATGTCCTCATGGTGCACAAACGCAGCCACACAG TTAGCTGGTGTTAGAATGGATGACGACTGCAATGGCCATCCCTACATGTCAG GCAGCGGAGACTCTTCGAGGGAGTTTTCAGGGGCCATGGGAGGCCGCACAGTGAGCACCCCCAACAGCCAGCACACTTCCCCCAGCCGTTCTCTTAGTG ctAACTCCATCAAAGTGGAACTGTACAGTGATGAGGAGGTGGGCCGTGGCACAGGGCCAGAGGATGAGAAAGGGGacaaggtggaggagggggattctgagcagggaggagaggcaggaggtGGCTACAGGGAGCTGGCCAGTCCGGAGCCCATGTCACCAGGAGGTGCCATCCGGCTGCCCAATGGGAAACTCAAGTGTGACGTCTGTGGGATGATCTGCATTGGGCCCAATGTCCTCATGGTGCACAAACGCAGCCACACAG TGTCGTCTCCCACAGTGGGAAAGCCCTATAAGTGTAGTTACTGTGGACGCAGCTACAAGCAGCAGAGCACCCTGGAAGAGCACCGCGAATGCTGCCACAGCTACCTGCAGAGCCTGGAGACACAGAAGCCAGCCAGTGCTCACACTCAAG TAGAGGAGCTGAGGGACCTGGAGTTCATGCCTGACACCCTGCTGCAACCTTCCTCAGACAAGATTACGTTCATCGATCGGCTGGCCAACAGCATCACCAAACGCAAGAGATCCACACCACAGAAATTTGTAG GACAGAAGCACATGCGCCACAGTCTAGCTGACACGCCTTACGAGCTCAGCGCCACCTTTGACAAGGACGGGGAGACACACCACGGTCTGGACCAGCCACACTACACCGTCCTGGGAGGAGGCTACCTGGGGGTGCCAGGAGCTGGTGGATCTGAAGGCCTCCGACCCATATGGCTGCCACCCCCTCACCCCTCCTGCCTGTCAGAGCTCCGGCCAGTCATCAGCTCGGCTCACACCCCCATAGCGCCGCCGAGGCTGGACTGCATGGGGGCCGGGGCTGGCCTAGGGTCCACAGGAGTGGGGGGCAGGGAGGCTGCAGAGGGTCACGAGGACCTACCTCTTGGCCGCAGCCACGCCCCTTCGCCTAGCAACGTTTGCCAGGACTCCACAGACACTGAGAGCATGCCGGACGAAGTGTTAAGCAATGTGGTGCCTGCCCTGCCTCTCCACAACAACAATCACCACCTCCACTCCAACCACCACCCACCCCCCCTACTGCACCACAGGGGTAGGGACAGACACAGCCCAAGCCACgccagggagagggaagaggatggCAACTCTGCCATCCCCCCGGCCCCAGGCTCCCCCACCTCCAGGGAGGTGTTTCGGGTGGTGGACGGAGAGGGGCACGTGTTGCGCTCCTTCCGCTGCGAGCACTGCCGCGTGCTCTTCCTGGACCACGTCATGTTCACCATCCACATGGGCTGCCACGGCTTCCGCCAGCCCTTTGAGTGCAACATCTGTGGCCATCGCAGCCAGGACCGCTACGAGTTCTCCTCGCACATTGTCCGCGGGGAGCACCTGCTAGGGTGA
- the LOC139536591 gene encoding zinc finger protein Eos-like isoform X1 yields MSSWCTNAATQLAGVRMDDDCNGHPYMSGSGDSSREFSGAMGGRTVSTPNSQHTSPSRSLSANSIKVELYSDEEVGRGTGPEDEKGDKVEEGDSEQGGEAGGGYRELASPEPMSPGGAIRLPNGKLKCDVCGMICIGPNVLMVHKRSHTGERPFQCNQCGASFTQKGNLLRHIKLHSGEKPFKCPFCSYACRRRDALTGHVRTHSVSSPTVGKPYKCSYCGRSYKQQSTLEEHRECCHSYLQSLETQKPASAHTQVEELRDLEFMPDTLLQPSSDKITFIDRLANSITKRKRSTPQKFVGQKHMRHSLADTPYELSATFDKDGETHHGLDQPHYTVLGGGYLGVPGAGGSEGLRPIWLPPPHPSCLSELRPVISSAHTPIAPPRLDCMGAGAGLGSTGVGGREAAEGHEDLPLGRSHAPSPSNVCQDSTDTESMPDEVLSNVVPALPLHNNNHHLHSNHHPPPLLHHRGRDRHSPSHAREREEDGNSAIPPAPGSPTSREVFRVVDGEGHVLRSFRCEHCRVLFLDHVMFTIHMGCHGFRQPFECNICGHRSQDRYEFSSHIVRGEHLLG; encoded by the exons ATGTCCTCATGGTGCACAAACGCAGCCACACAG TTAGCTGGTGTTAGAATGGATGACGACTGCAATGGCCATCCCTACATGTCAG GCAGCGGAGACTCTTCGAGGGAGTTTTCAGGGGCCATGGGAGGCCGCACAGTGAGCACCCCCAACAGCCAGCACACTTCCCCCAGCCGTTCTCTTAGTG ctAACTCCATCAAAGTGGAACTGTACAGTGATGAGGAGGTGGGCCGTGGCACAGGGCCAGAGGATGAGAAAGGGGacaaggtggaggagggggattctgagcagggaggagaggcaggaggtGGCTACAGGGAGCTGGCCAGTCCGGAGCCCATGTCACCAGGAGGTGCCATCCGGCTGCCCAATGGGAAACTCAAGTGTGACGTCTGTGGGATGATCTGCATTGGGCCCAATGTCCTCATGGTGCACAAACGCAGCCACACAG GTGAGCGGCCATTCCAGTGCAATCAGTGTGGGGCCTCCTTTACCCAGAAGGGGAACCTGCTGCGTCACATTAAGCTGCACTCAGGGGAGAAGCCCTTTAAATGTCCCTTCTGCAGCTATGCATGCCGCAGACGGGACGCTCTCACCGGCCACGTCCGCACTCACTCGG TGTCGTCTCCCACAGTGGGAAAGCCCTATAAGTGTAGTTACTGTGGACGCAGCTACAAGCAGCAGAGCACCCTGGAAGAGCACCGCGAATGCTGCCACAGCTACCTGCAGAGCCTGGAGACACAGAAGCCAGCCAGTGCTCACACTCAAG TAGAGGAGCTGAGGGACCTGGAGTTCATGCCTGACACCCTGCTGCAACCTTCCTCAGACAAGATTACGTTCATCGATCGGCTGGCCAACAGCATCACCAAACGCAAGAGATCCACACCACAGAAATTTGTAG GACAGAAGCACATGCGCCACAGTCTAGCTGACACGCCTTACGAGCTCAGCGCCACCTTTGACAAGGACGGGGAGACACACCACGGTCTGGACCAGCCACACTACACCGTCCTGGGAGGAGGCTACCTGGGGGTGCCAGGAGCTGGTGGATCTGAAGGCCTCCGACCCATATGGCTGCCACCCCCTCACCCCTCCTGCCTGTCAGAGCTCCGGCCAGTCATCAGCTCGGCTCACACCCCCATAGCGCCGCCGAGGCTGGACTGCATGGGGGCCGGGGCTGGCCTAGGGTCCACAGGAGTGGGGGGCAGGGAGGCTGCAGAGGGTCACGAGGACCTACCTCTTGGCCGCAGCCACGCCCCTTCGCCTAGCAACGTTTGCCAGGACTCCACAGACACTGAGAGCATGCCGGACGAAGTGTTAAGCAATGTGGTGCCTGCCCTGCCTCTCCACAACAACAATCACCACCTCCACTCCAACCACCACCCACCCCCCCTACTGCACCACAGGGGTAGGGACAGACACAGCCCAAGCCACgccagggagagggaagaggatggCAACTCTGCCATCCCCCCGGCCCCAGGCTCCCCCACCTCCAGGGAGGTGTTTCGGGTGGTGGACGGAGAGGGGCACGTGTTGCGCTCCTTCCGCTGCGAGCACTGCCGCGTGCTCTTCCTGGACCACGTCATGTTCACCATCCACATGGGCTGCCACGGCTTCCGCCAGCCCTTTGAGTGCAACATCTGTGGCCATCGCAGCCAGGACCGCTACGAGTTCTCCTCGCACATTGTCCGCGGGGAGCACCTGCTAGGGTGA
- the LOC139536591 gene encoding zinc finger protein Eos-like isoform X5: MGGRTVSTPNSQHTSPSRSLSANSIKVELYSDEEVGRGTGPEDEKGDKVEEGDSEQGGEAGGGYRELASPEPMSPGGAIRLPNGKLKCDVCGMICIGPNVLMVHKRSHTGERPFQCNQCGASFTQKGNLLRHIKLHSGEKPFKCPFCSYACRRRDALTGHVRTHSVSSPTVGKPYKCSYCGRSYKQQSTLEEHRECCHSYLQSLETQKPASAHTQVEELRDLEFMPDTLLQPSSDKITFIDRLANSITKRKRSTPQKFVGQKHMRHSLADTPYELSATFDKDGETHHGLDQPHYTVLGGGYLGVPGAGGSEGLRPIWLPPPHPSCLSELRPVISSAHTPIAPPRLDCMGAGAGLGSTGVGGREAAEGHEDLPLGRSHAPSPSNVCQDSTDTESMPDEVLSNVVPALPLHNNNHHLHSNHHPPPLLHHRGRDRHSPSHAREREEDGNSAIPPAPGSPTSREVFRVVDGEGHVLRSFRCEHCRVLFLDHVMFTIHMGCHGFRQPFECNICGHRSQDRYEFSSHIVRGEHLLG; the protein is encoded by the exons ATGGGAGGCCGCACAGTGAGCACCCCCAACAGCCAGCACACTTCCCCCAGCCGTTCTCTTAGTG ctAACTCCATCAAAGTGGAACTGTACAGTGATGAGGAGGTGGGCCGTGGCACAGGGCCAGAGGATGAGAAAGGGGacaaggtggaggagggggattctgagcagggaggagaggcaggaggtGGCTACAGGGAGCTGGCCAGTCCGGAGCCCATGTCACCAGGAGGTGCCATCCGGCTGCCCAATGGGAAACTCAAGTGTGACGTCTGTGGGATGATCTGCATTGGGCCCAATGTCCTCATGGTGCACAAACGCAGCCACACAG GTGAGCGGCCATTCCAGTGCAATCAGTGTGGGGCCTCCTTTACCCAGAAGGGGAACCTGCTGCGTCACATTAAGCTGCACTCAGGGGAGAAGCCCTTTAAATGTCCCTTCTGCAGCTATGCATGCCGCAGACGGGACGCTCTCACCGGCCACGTCCGCACTCACTCGG TGTCGTCTCCCACAGTGGGAAAGCCCTATAAGTGTAGTTACTGTGGACGCAGCTACAAGCAGCAGAGCACCCTGGAAGAGCACCGCGAATGCTGCCACAGCTACCTGCAGAGCCTGGAGACACAGAAGCCAGCCAGTGCTCACACTCAAG TAGAGGAGCTGAGGGACCTGGAGTTCATGCCTGACACCCTGCTGCAACCTTCCTCAGACAAGATTACGTTCATCGATCGGCTGGCCAACAGCATCACCAAACGCAAGAGATCCACACCACAGAAATTTGTAG GACAGAAGCACATGCGCCACAGTCTAGCTGACACGCCTTACGAGCTCAGCGCCACCTTTGACAAGGACGGGGAGACACACCACGGTCTGGACCAGCCACACTACACCGTCCTGGGAGGAGGCTACCTGGGGGTGCCAGGAGCTGGTGGATCTGAAGGCCTCCGACCCATATGGCTGCCACCCCCTCACCCCTCCTGCCTGTCAGAGCTCCGGCCAGTCATCAGCTCGGCTCACACCCCCATAGCGCCGCCGAGGCTGGACTGCATGGGGGCCGGGGCTGGCCTAGGGTCCACAGGAGTGGGGGGCAGGGAGGCTGCAGAGGGTCACGAGGACCTACCTCTTGGCCGCAGCCACGCCCCTTCGCCTAGCAACGTTTGCCAGGACTCCACAGACACTGAGAGCATGCCGGACGAAGTGTTAAGCAATGTGGTGCCTGCCCTGCCTCTCCACAACAACAATCACCACCTCCACTCCAACCACCACCCACCCCCCCTACTGCACCACAGGGGTAGGGACAGACACAGCCCAAGCCACgccagggagagggaagaggatggCAACTCTGCCATCCCCCCGGCCCCAGGCTCCCCCACCTCCAGGGAGGTGTTTCGGGTGGTGGACGGAGAGGGGCACGTGTTGCGCTCCTTCCGCTGCGAGCACTGCCGCGTGCTCTTCCTGGACCACGTCATGTTCACCATCCACATGGGCTGCCACGGCTTCCGCCAGCCCTTTGAGTGCAACATCTGTGGCCATCGCAGCCAGGACCGCTACGAGTTCTCCTCGCACATTGTCCGCGGGGAGCACCTGCTAGGGTGA